Sequence from the Mytilus galloprovincialis chromosome 13, xbMytGall1.hap1.1, whole genome shotgun sequence genome:
accgttggttttcctgtttgaatggttttacactagtcatttgtgGGGCccttatatcttgctgttcggtttgagccaaggctccgtgttttgACCTATAATAATAATCGTTATTGCAcaattacacccataagggtcaagcaatacaaacaaacaaatatacattttaaatacaatgcaatacaatgaaatacaatacaatttaataaatttaatagaacatattttaaaagtataatggtttatttttttaaattgtgacatAGATGGTGTGTCTCATTGCAatttttaccacatcttcttatttctatataatttatatttggtAGTTATTGGAACTTATGACAAACAACATTTCACCTTTTACAATGTGGAAAAAAACTTTACAGACGCCAAGCAAATATGCGAAAATTCAGGAATGCgaatgttaaaaatagaaacccTACAAGAAAATGATTACGTCATCAATTTAACCAATGCTGGACGTGAAATTGGAAACGGGTGAGTATTGGGGGAAAATTGTATGTGTTCTAACCAAAGAGGGAAACAAGAAGTTTCGTATAATCATTACGTATTTGACAAGAACCGTCAACGTaccccgtatcatgccaacaactggttttagaaaaaATATCTGTTTAACTGGCAACACTAAactgattgattggtgtttaacgccactttcaacactaatATGCTATGTCGTGCACTGTAAATATACCTGACGCCTGACGCGTCCGGACGCGTTCAAAAGGAtaaggttcagtaagacccctttttggccccaaaatagagcagttttacaaaattgtgaaaatgtaatcttttagctatttagtggaaagaagaatgcttctgctatataaatatgggctgttatCGACAATATAATGcatatatatcgggtactagcatcataaagtcatgctaaattactgaaatcttcacaatatcagcattttagttaaattttaaacggtttccgtcttaaatgaaagtggccgcattcgtgttcattcataatattgagaTGTAAGTTGTAGTtggtgataatacataacatatataaaggttgaggatgaacacggatgcggcccctttcatttttgacaaaaaccaacagaaaagtgacgttttttggcatatttgatagatttttcatatttaaacttaTATCGGAGCGTTtgtaatgactaaatcagttaaattttttcacataaactaattgaatcaattgaaatagacacgtAAGTgattaaaaagtgtccaaaatcttccgatagatgaacctgaaatttgaggccaaaattggtccttaccggacctactcctttgtacaccgaatgttcaatattttaacaTCATATGTTAATGCTTAGAGACGTGTTCAAAGTTTTAACGTTCGTGTTAAAAATATTAACATGTGTGTTCAGACACAGTGTACACAGCCAGGTGTTCAAATTCTGATCTAACAAAGAAGATAGTTGTTTGTCCGATTTTCTATCCTTCTAATAGGCAAATTTACAaagaaattcattaaaaaatatgaatgtttaCGCAGGATGATGATCTTGTGAATTTTTGACTAATAATTTAGTAATTGTGAAATATTAAACTTTCAATCTGGCATATATGTATAGTTTatgaacttattttattattattactagttTTACTTAAAAGTGACATAATTATGCATATCAATGAGGCCTGTTATGATAATATCGTAGTAAATATATGTCGATGTTTATCTTATTTCATGATccgcattttcatcatccaacttgaaagactgtcgccatgtactttcagtaaaaaaatagctattcgaacacacctactctgtttttgtgattcattagataggtatttcacttgacccatatatttcattttttagtactgtgatttttttttatgttataaagtcaacctgtagctttgatatataaaaaggatagaatctgaagcgagacgatgtatgaaatattcttgctttatATGATagcaagacaaaatattcaactcaaacacgccctaacataaaaaggtgcactcgattttctgtTTTCGatatacaattgttacccattttttggaattttttcttgagtcacatcatggaagggcagacacgaaaattactgaactaatagattgatatgttttccgtccgtggtaaatttttaaaagaaatcggaggttatgcattttctacatccaacttgaaagatacccatgtcgtcgacttgatatctaattgttctgcttaactatgtactaaataaattgaaaacttatgcaaatggtgtttttaaaataaaacacttcttAATTGACAAGACAATTGTAATTtggtttgtttctattaacttttaaaatttttgtcactattttaaccgggtttccgactgggTACTTCAGAGACTAGTCATTTCAGGACTAGGTGTCTCAGAGACTGGGTGCCTCAGAACTAGGTGTTTCATGAATCTAGGATTTTTGAAGCttgttatataattgtttgtcaaaTCAGTTGAGACATCGGAGACATTAAAAGGATCAAGGATAAATTGAGGTTATAGTTTTCAGACTACTTTTTGATACAAAGTTATTCGTGTAAACAGTGTTATAATAtttctttattaagtttcaaagtTTAAAAGTTGGTCTTGTAGTTTTTAAGAAAAGCCTCAAAGTTGTAGTTAGTTTTTTGAGTTAATTAAAAGATTAATATTGGAGCATGTTAGATTCTGTGAAAACGGATACAAACATACGAGTCGCATATATAGTTCATAAGCCAAACACGTTACAATTGCACCTGCCCCGTGTGGGATTGgaactcacaacatcagtgttgacaggATAGTGATATAGAAGTAAAACTACTTAGACCATTCGGTCATCAAGGCCccaaacaaaaccatgaaaacatgAGAGGctgtttatagttatcaaaggtaccattattataatttagtacgccagacgcgcatttcgtctacataagactcatcagtgaccgtctcatattaaaaaatattatacagccaaaaaagttcaaagttgaagagcattgaggatcgcATGTggtgaacaaattaaaataaaggaTAGATCAAATAAAGCAAAGATGATAATTAGCTGTTGACGTATAACGAATAAAGAAGAATGTGAGGAAGAAAAAAGAAGAGGAAGTGGCcttgttaaatatatttaatacaaaTACGAAATTGAAGGCATCCCTCccgctattttttttaaactttatatatgataatcattTTTTGATTTCAGAGATTTTCATGTTTGGATTGGTCTACGTAAAGATGAATATGGAACGGTAAAATGGACAGATGATTCAACACCGACTTGGACTAAATACTCAAGCGACAACGTTTGGAGAGAGGAAGTTGACCTGAATTGCTATGCATTAGACGCTCAGCATGGGAACTGGGACAAAAATACGTGTACTGATCGATTGGGGTTTGTGTGTGAAATGGACATAGGTAAACATAATTACAATCTCTAAAATAAAGTTACATAGATAATTTCCGATCTGTTTCAGTTAAATGCTTAAAATCATTGAAGCAGCTGGACTTTTACAACtccataactgatttaaagagtgaTCTCCCTGAACAAAGGTTTACCCCCTTAAATTACAGATCTTGAGTCCACGCTTTACTTAAATGTTAGCGAAACGTAGATACAGGGTCTGGTTGGGTTAACATAATAGAGATTAACGGGCCTTCAATTAATTACATGTACAAGATATTGGCCAAAATGATATAGTCGATTGACAAATTAACCTACAATAAAAAGAATACCAAAGAATCGATAATttggtaccactaaaaataaaagaatggagaaaatgtttattataaataaagattgtaTGAACAGTTTTACGTTGTATCCCATCGGATTTAAACAGTCACGGAATTTAACATATATGTTCCTGAATAAACATATACTaatctcgtcaaaactatgtcaAAATAATTTGGAACAAGACATTGAGATCTGCATGTAAAAGTAaccacactgagatttaaaaactttaaaacactCACCGAGAATCAGAAATTCTATAATACGATTTAAAAAGAACACACACCAGTTCACGTCTGATTGTGTTGCTATTTTCAATAACTAATTTGTTGTCGACAGGGCAATGCACTTTTGAACACAGACCTCAAGGTAGAGGTTGTAGCAGTGACCGACTAATGTTATTAGAGGATGTACACACACGTGAAATTAGCCAAACAGAATGTCTGATGGTGTGTCTCAATGAAGACAATGTAAACGACATTGAATGCTGGGCGGCTGCTCATATGCCAGAACATGAGGGAGACGATTGCTGGTTGTTTTTCACCAAAGCTACGGATTATTGTGTACAGAATGAGGCTAACTATGCTGGCGTTTCTTTGTTCATCAAGACATGTTTTCAAGGCaagtttttgttatttatttgcaAATAAACGAATATGGTATTGTACGGTGCTATGGTATGAATTGTACACACgagtttttttattcataataggTAACAGTACGAACTCCAACAGGAACTAGGAGGATAGCATGTGACCTAGAGGAGGTACTGTAAGCACGTCCGGTAACGGGTTCCACGTGTAGCTTActcatggaaataaaaaaaaaaatcggtgaTTAACGTTAATGATAAAAGCCAGTAATATTTATATCTCAATGAATATTTGTAGATAAAATGTGACTGATTTATCGGTATGGTTTAAATGTGACTGATTTATCGGTATGGTTTAAAAGTGACTGATTTATCGGTATGGTTTAAATGTGACTGATTTATCGGCATGGTTTAAAAGTGACTGATTTATCGGTATGGTTTAAAAGTGACTGATTTATCGGTATGGTTCAAATGTGACTGATTTATCGGTATGGTTTAAACGTGACTGATTTATCGGTATGGTTTAAATGTGACTGATTTATCGGTATGGTTTAAATGTGACTGATTTATCGGTATGGTTTTGACAAATTATGATCCtcaaatcttaaattcatgaaacTATTTCCGTCTgacgtattttaaaaaaatcggaatttatttgttatgtatacattgtttttttttatttgtgtatcaaaaaaataatttaatttcaatttcgtAACTTTTTGACATAGATTATAGTCACTCTAACCACTTTGATAACACGTTCAGCTCTTCTCTTTtccttattgttttattttggattttCAGGAAATATCAGTGCAACACAAGCAGAAGCCCAAACAGAGGGTATGATgtagattaatttattttatttccttatattttcataatttaacaGTCATTTTATTCAATTCGTTTTAATTCAAATCTTTATGGCCATACCACTATATATTATATGACAGGCGCAAATAGAATGTTGTGGGTTTTAACAAATTTGCTGGCGCCAGGCACTCCCGGCCCTAACATTGGTCAGTGGTGttgcagtacaacataagaacaggCTATTATAAATGAAAGGGCTTAATTCTTCAGACCGATAAAGCAcagaataaacaagaatgtgtatgttccagaccatatgagtatttggaccgtacgcatacggtccgaaccgtatacgtatactcgtatggtccgaccatacgcgtacggtcggaccatgaGTATACGTGtgtggtccagtacgagctgattatacatgttattggatcatatgggttaaatctAAACAGTCTGTCTGAAATTATTGCAACTATTACTCTTAGAATGtatgattttaatgatttgtatGTTATATCTATTTACTACAAGTGTATGCAATCTGTAactgttttatatcttttaatcaaTGTCTATACAATTGTGTTTATATGTTGTATGTTTGCTTTTTTCTCGTatcattatttcaatttttttttacttggattgtttacatgtatatgagggcctcagggaagattagtaattgtaactaactgtgtttaccctctttaaataaagaatttattattattattatattattattattattgaagaCATCAATTATGTTCTCTACTATGTTCACATGTATGCAGGAAGTTTTCTTTGTTTTCAGGAAATGTTCATATGATTtagattttttgtattttttatattacagAGGAAATTACTACAAAAGCAGACGAACCAATAagtattataaatttataatttttattcgcCTTTTTGCTCTTACTTtctgcatttttaaaaatgttatgtcTATGTCCATAAGAAACAGCTATATATACCACCACCTTTCTGAAAATTTCGGGTCCGCACTGGACTGTATTTGTTCTTAAATATACAtggtttgaaatataaatatgaaagttAATTAATTTTATCCAGTTTTTTGTGTGTTAATATACAGTTGTAATAGGTTGTGACATGTTTTTATTAAAAGTTCCCTGTAACTTATTTtccaaaattcaaagaaaatatttatatgaacactttttttttttttacagatatatgaAGTTCTATGCTAGGAAAAAGAAAATGTACAGAAGCCCCCGATTTCAATACATGTTTTAAACCCTTACAAACTTAAGCAGTTTTTTTttagagttgttttttttttaacacatctTAGCTCAATTAGTTCCAATCTATTATATACTCTCTaatatcatattaaaaaacacttttaaaatgagTACATGTACCATGAACAAAATTGACAAACATAATGATTAGAGTCGGTTTGTTGAGAAGGCATAAACCATGTGACATAATGATTTAAGTCGGTTTGTTGAGAGGGCATAAACCATGTGACTTTTTTACagttttaaaattacttattgtcttttttcatattttttttttattttaacttttttgttgttgtttgttgttgtgttcATTCATGTTCACTTGAGTGTCTTGGATAATTTTCacacattgtttttatattttagaggATGTAATCACAGAAGTATATGAAACTATAAAAGCAggtattataaatattttgattctgCATTGACTTTTTTGACGTTGACTGGAGTTggactagtccaaataattatgacgtctggcaaggctattttatttttttctgggacgccttcctagtccaaataataatttttttctaggaaggcgtcccagaaaaaaattaaaatagccttgccagacgtcgtAATTATTTAGACTAGAGTTGGACATACTGCACAATAATTTATTTTCGTGGAATATAATCTTCTGGGTCAAACTTGTTCTTAAGAATCTTTTATTCATTAACCTGAAATTCACCATGATGAACTTGTGCTGATGAATAATTTCGCAATTTgatctttaatagttatcccacgatgacgcggtgtgtcagtgtaagatcaccccgatggccggaggccagagggtgatctaacacggacacaccaagtccgagtgggataactattttacatcccagctgttttagataatgattagacgaaaaaccatttacaattcataaaatctagtttagaacgccacacaaccattataatatactttatacattactatatgatttataccctttttgacccccgaacacgatgagtagatatcaaacaatgtcaactcgccccactgtccaatcggcccaacctatatcgccactttatgaaaaaaatcgcccgacttttgaaaaagtgtaaaatcaaactgaataatcactgacaactcacttattgacgaaaagggtttaaaccccactgaataaaggtctgctaactcgccccacttataaaaatatcttgcttcctttaagtatgttaaattactgatagttcgtatccagtcgtcctggtgtagtggttgtgtcgtggcttgatatgctaaaggtcttcagttcgaattttgatagatagtcttttccgtataattgtatataattagtcttttccgtatataatgtatatttaattataagatTAATAGTGAGGAGCTGGAATGTAATAATAGGGAAATCAGGGAGCTACAATTTGTTTTTTATGGGGAGGAGGATTAGGAATaggataaaatttgaaaaggACAGGACtagatacttaaaaaaaaaatgcaggattaacaataaaattattcataaaaaaaaagtgtcacgatataaactaattaaaaaaatgaaggactgaatagagtgaaaaataaaaagttatccCGCACCTTTTTACCCCAACCCCACTCTTAAGAAGAAATTAAATGATAGCTCCCATAGCGTTTTCATTGTGTACTTATATGTCCCGCATTATAGTAGTAGTGTCGTGCATGTCTTTGTTGTTATTTATAATTGCACATTCAAACCCATTTTCAAAAAACCTCATTAAAGCAAAAAGtatcaattattttaaatgaagAGTACATGCCATCACTGTATAATATAATATGTCACAATATAATTATGTTATACATTACTTTTCTATCAATTTCAGAAACAAGTTTCACCGAACCGCCTTGTGCTTGTTCATGTAGATCTACAAATAACAAATCAACACAACCAACTGCAACTAGCAAAAATACCACTGTTCATATGTCACCGGAAGAAATACAGGAATCCGTTGACAAGATTGTACGTGAAATCAAAGTAAGCAAAAATTCTACGTCACAGTATAAGCGGAAGTTCAAAAGCGCACCAGACGACAGATTCAGCGCACAAGTTATTGGGATATCTGGCGTTTCAATCGTTGGAATCATCAGTTTGGTCGTTGTTGGTTTTGATTTGAAAAATTTGTATGATGCTTTTGAGACAATGTATCACAGATTGAAGGATCTAAGTAAAACTCGTTCGATTCCATGACTTTATGCTAGATACTGTAGTGTTGTGTGCTGTATATCTTACCGGTAGTTTAGgtaaattttttttgttatttgggGGTAATTTTTGCATTCGCTTGTTGGTTTGTTTTGAGAATCAGGTAaacaaacaaattgaaatatttgaaaacctctagaacaagaatgtgtcccaagtacacagatccgcactatcattttctatgtcagtggactgtgaaaatgggacaaaatctctaatttggcattaaaattagaaagatcatatcgtagggaacatgtttactaagattcaagttgataagacttcaacttcatcaaaaactacctcgaccaaaaactttaacctgaagcgggacagacagaaggacagacaaaaaaaaatagaataaaatatctCAGTTTTTGAATAAGTAGTTTAAAAGAGTTGCAGTTCTCTTGTATAATGTAATTAATAATTCTCTGGCATTAGCGACTTATTCTATGGCATATTAAAGATCAAAACTACACAAAAGCTCAGTAGTGTTTATTCAGTATTTTGTTATTGATGCACCTTGAAATTTCCCTTTACTGATTTGATGATACATTTCTCttcataaattgtaaaatatttcatgaaaattaGATGCATGCTAGATATTTCTATTTTTGATTTTCTAATGATAACAATGATTTTACTTCTAAACTGTTAAAAAATACTGTTGAAAGTAAAGTATTTAAATAAAGCATATGCTTTGTACTTTTGCCAATCAATCACATGGTAGGATTGGTAAAGATTCTATTATTTGCAATTCAGTGAATTCCTATCAatcttatttttctttgtttttttttctcttgcaatTTGCAAGCTTAATGAACATTTGTTTCTTTATGAATTTACAATTTGTCATGTATAAATTTAAAGCAATGACTTGGGACACTTTATTTGTTCCTTTGATATTGTAACACAGTGTCTGTCAGTGGTTATTTTACTTCAGTAAATCAATTGGTTGAATGCATTACTGCCACCATGTTCTTATGTTTGCCACAGATTTTTGTCAAGTCTAACCACAAAGATAGCAAAAAATGAAACTACTAGATAATAGATGAAAAGTTCAGTTCACGTAGATCAATACTGCAACAGACATCTTACAATTAATACTTAAAGTTAAAAGTACATCTTCAGTGGAtaatttcaatggtatttttagGACTGTAGTAAAACTCTGAATTCAGATCCTAAGCTGtaacaaattaaaatcaaaagctaaaaacactgatttttttatttgacttaAATATTCTGAATCTGAGTTCTTCAACTGCATAGCAAGCAAACAAAATTTTGCACCTTTAATACAAAATGTGCATGTGCATATGCATTCTATATAAAGATAAGTATGGATTTCGTATAAAATGAGATTAAAATATATGCTTATAATATAAGATGTAATACTTTTAGCACTGGCCAGTATATTTTGATCAAAGCTGAGGTATTTGATACTACAAATTCATTGcacatccaattttttttctatcgGCTTTATAACCATAATGAAATTTGACAGTAATTCTAAACAGTTTGCTAGGGCTTAAGCTTTCACTAGCTTGCAACGGTATTTAAGTATCTCCTGCAAAATAAACACTATGATGCAGTATAAACTTTTAAACTATTTTAGAcgtaaaaatgaagaaaaaaaataggcCTACACTAGTATTTATCTTCACTCCTTCACATTATGATTAAAGTATCTTTTTAGGAATTTTCAAACTGAAagaatttatatttgtattagtTAACCAGTATCATACAATTTCAAAAATCTACTTcactgtttattttttcaaactgAGTATTTTTACACTGTACCGATAATTTAACagaaacaattacaaaaatatttgacATAGAAAAAAGTTGGCAGTTGTTTAGgtaacaaaacaaattttatacAGTCTTTTAATTGGAAATGCTTGCTCTCATTTTTGTAGAAACGACAACATACATtgtcaaaaacattcaaaatagCTAAAATAcactatatgatataaaaatgggttttattacaataaaataagacaaaaaatacaaaaatacagcacctaaacttataaaatgaaatataaatgtttggattaagtctatatatatcacaataatacacaatgaaataaaaataaaaagcgtGGTAGATTTGTTCAATCTGTGGTCATGACAACCTACACAAAGCTCAGTATCCATGACAACCTTTTAGGTTACACAAACATTTTAAGATAAGGATTATAAACAAGACAATGTCTCGGATTTGCAATAGGATTCATCACCTTAAACATTGAAATacaaagttttataataaaattagttttaatttttttttattgaattgccTACCATCATAAGTAAATGGATCTTAACATCCTCTTTGAAACTTCAAACTTTAAGACTTGTTTAAGTtacttttcatattatttttttaatttcaaattcagtACTAACATTTTTGCTTGCAGTCAATCAAGTACTTAAGTGCCTGCAAAGTTAACTCCTGTTACCATTTAAAATAGAAAGTTCAACAATATAAACAGTATCTATGGTAACAAAATACAggaaatatacataaaaatattatttttaaaaacaaaaacagatagAATGGAGTTGATAATAAAAAGGACACTATCTACAATAAGGTATATCGGCACCTATTTTTGACAATATTAATTACAGCATTATTacaattaaaatgtcaaaattcaaacactttgacattcaaatatttaaaaaaaaaaaattttttacaaaatgatttttgcatatttaacaaaacaaatgaaacacACATTCAATACATTAACAGATCTGCATCACTACCAtataagaaattaaataaaacttagtGGCATGAACAAGATAGCTAACTTGTTTCCTGTACGTAACTTGCATGCATTCTGAAAACCATTCACTGTTATAATCATATAATATCATTCAATGTACACGAAATGTGTAATTTTAAAAGCTGGTTCACTTCATCCATAAAATTTACTAATTTGCCATCCTTTTGAAAATTATTGGCACAAATAACAATTCAATGAGCTTTTATTCTCTTTTAACTACCACCACTggatataaatttatatttatgaaagCTTCAAAGCTATGAAAAATTGAAGCAATTTTATTCATAAGGAATTTATTTTGTATCTTTGAAATCATTTGATTGGATCAACCATCAACCATCCACGCCATCTAAGTATTCCAAAATATGGCAGACAATTTGTTCACATTAACAAGATCACACATGCACATTAACAAATATTAACAGATTTTTACactcttataaaaaaatcatgtcatTTAACAAATTTAGCTACATGGGCGCACATTGAATCCTCTAACAGCATCTTCTGGAGCACGTAATGGCCCTTTGTCCatgaaataaatatcataaaTACAACCGCTAAAGGTTTCTTTATATCTATTGGATGTCATTGTTTCTACTGAAGGTACTCCTcctaaaaaaagaaagattaattAAATAACCTAAATCATGCTAATGTTAAcccattttcattttatttaattgaaGAGGGTTTTATTCAAGAAAATATCTGTTGGTGCAAGATTTATAacttactagaacacacccgcgaaatcgcgggcattcagagcgtagtttaaagtatgtaaagtgttgttggaagaattttgtaaaatattgaatgaatggagaatttcagcaaaagtatcataagtcataggttattggggacaggaaaatgtttttttttttttatccctcctcctttatttccaaaattctgaatttttggttttctatcaatttcaatatgaacatacatttagtatatatTATGACAATTTAAGtaaggagtctgtaattcagtggttgtcgtttgtttgtgttacatacttgtttttcgttcattttttgtacataaataaggccgctagttttcaagtttgaattgttttacattgtcatttcggtgccttttaaagctaagtatgcggtatgggctttgctcgttgctgaaggccgtacggtgacctatagttgttaatttctgtgtcattttggtctcttgtggacggagttgtctcaacatggcaatcataccagatcttcttttttttgtaatcaatgaattttgtaaaagattaaatgattcgaaaatttcagaaaaggtatcaaaagttcacatgaataatttttgcgcttatctgtatattatgaacattcattactgtataaataaagagtattttctttcaattctaagtttaataatcgatccatggtggtcattgatatagtattcagaccctctctatttaataaactctgtgaccgccgtggatagtaaacttgaaaatgatagcagatagaattctgaaaatacacttctTTATTCGTagaatatgtatgttcaaagtatacagaaaaacgtaaaccggaagtctaatctgacttaaaatttcggccaatgacgggacaatatccggatgcctttttttccttgtttttctccaaaaataactcaatctgaataatcataagaatgaatgacaaatgcgactatgtatgttacctatagaacacagaggcatgatgattaatttgttgtggaaggaagagaagcgacacacaaaatgaggtcttctcgtttaatagtatagatgataACTTAATACCAGCTATTTACATCAGGGatacaggatatttttttttgtttgtaggATGTTATTTTTATAGATGTCATTActgatttttaaacaaaaaagtatttaaatcttaaaaatatttgaaatctggatttaaaaaaaaattaaaattagttcAATGATTTGTTGGTGTTTCATACAGCATGGCATGAACTTtcctaaataaataaaactaatgtctggatattatttttttttaaattcatctgGGTTTACCAAGCTTTGATAGAAGTAAATTTGGTGCACTATTCTAAAGATAGTTTATACAACCCTATAATATTCCtaaagaaacattcaatacttataattacattacgattt
This genomic interval carries:
- the LOC143057179 gene encoding uncharacterized protein LOC143057179; amino-acid sequence: MLLEDVHTREISQTECLMVCLNEDNVNDIECWAAAHMPEHEGDDCWLFFTKATDYCVQNEANYAGVSLFIKTCFQGNISATQAEAQTEEEITTKADEPISIINL